The sequence ATGGGTGTTGCCTTTATTGAAGGTACCTTTTTCGTGCTTCTTGCTTCAACATTCTTTGTTGGCTGATTTCATAATAAGAGAAGGGGGAATGAAAGTTGGAAAAAACAATAAATCCAACGGTTAAATTCTTAGGTATTGAGTTTGACTTAACCATCTTGATGATGTCTCTCTTAGTTGTTCTTATTGCATTCTTATTTGTCTTTTGGACAAGCCGCCATCTAAAAATAAAGCCTACAGGCAGACAAAATGTTTTAGAATGGATCTATGATTTTGTCCTTGGAATTATCAAGCCTAATTTAGGTTCTTATACTAAGAATTACAGCCTATTTGCTTTTTGTCTCTTTCTTTTTGTTTTTGTTGCTAATAATATTGGTTTATTAACAAAGATTCAAGTCAAAGATTATAATTTATGGACTTCTCCAACAGCAAATTTTGCAGTTGATTTTGGTCTTTCTTTAATGGTGGCGGTAATCTGTCATTTTGAAGGGATTCGTAAGCATGGCTTGAAAACATACTTAAAGGATTATTTAGAACCGACAGCAGCCATGTTGCCTATGAATCTCTTAGAAGAACTAACGAATATTATTTCACTGTCTCTTCGTTTATATGGTAATATCTATGCTGGTGAAGTTGTTATGACGCTTTTGGTACAGTTTGCTGATTTTAGCCCGTATGCGACACCAATAGCCTTTCTGCTTAATATGGCTTGGATTGGATTTTCTATTTTTATCTCAGGAATACAAGCTTATGTCTTTGTTCTTTTAACGACAACTTATATTGGCAAAAAGGTCAATATTGATACTAAAGACAATTAAGAAAGGAGCAGTGATTTATGTCAACACTTATTAATGGAACAAGTCTAGGCAATTTGCTTATCGTGACAGGCTCTTTTATCCTTTTATTACTTCTGGTTAAGAAATTTGCTTGGTCTCAGCTGGCAGCTATTTTCAAAGCACGAGAAGAAAAAATTGCAAAGGATATTGATGATGCTGAAAATTCACGTCAAAATGCTCAGGTTTTAGAGAATAAACGTCAAGTTGAGCTTAACCAAGCTAAGGATGAGGCTGCCCAAATTATTGATAACGCTAAGGAAACTGGTAAAGCTCAAGAGTCTAAGATTGTAACAGAGGCTCATGAGGAAGCCGGTCGTCTAAAAGATAAGGCCAATCAAGATATTGCTACAAGCAAGGCAGAAGCCCTATCAAGCGTTAAGGCAGATGTGGCAGATCTTAGTGTTCTTTTAGCCGAAAA comes from Streptococcus troglodytae and encodes:
- the atpB gene encoding F0F1 ATP synthase subunit A; its protein translation is MEKTINPTVKFLGIEFDLTILMMSLLVVLIAFLFVFWTSRHLKIKPTGRQNVLEWIYDFVLGIIKPNLGSYTKNYSLFAFCLFLFVFVANNIGLLTKIQVKDYNLWTSPTANFAVDFGLSLMVAVICHFEGIRKHGLKTYLKDYLEPTAAMLPMNLLEELTNIISLSLRLYGNIYAGEVVMTLLVQFADFSPYATPIAFLLNMAWIGFSIFISGIQAYVFVLLTTTYIGKKVNIDTKDN
- the atpF gene encoding F0F1 ATP synthase subunit B, with the translated sequence MSTLINGTSLGNLLIVTGSFILLLLLVKKFAWSQLAAIFKAREEKIAKDIDDAENSRQNAQVLENKRQVELNQAKDEAAQIIDNAKETGKAQESKIVTEAHEEAGRLKDKANQDIATSKAEALSSVKADVADLSVLLAEKIMAKNLDKTAQGDLIDSYLDKLGDA